A window of Metabacillus sp. B2-18 contains these coding sequences:
- a CDS encoding YneF family protein, with the protein MQLWVVILVGILALLAGVALGFFIARKYMMNYLKKNPPINEQMLKMMMMQMGQKPSQKKINQMMSQMNKMQK; encoded by the coding sequence ATGCAATTATGGGTTGTTATTCTAGTAGGCATTCTAGCTTTACTTGCTGGAGTTGCACTAGGATTTTTCATTGCGCGTAAATATATGATGAATTACCTGAAGAAAAATCCACCAATTAACGAACAAATGCTAAAAATGATGATGATGCAAATGGGACAAAAACCATCCCAAAAGAAAATCAATCAAATGATGTCACAGATGAATAAGATGCAAAAGTAA
- a CDS encoding MerR family transcriptional regulator: MSDNIRRSMPLFPIGIVMQLTDLSARQIRYYEENELIFPARTESNRRLFSFNDVDKLLEIRNLIEQGVNLAGIKEIFSRNSTHNEEKEEQHKTVEKPDLSDAELRKLLKSELMQAGRFNRPTLRQGDMTRFFH; the protein is encoded by the coding sequence ATGAGTGATAACATACGACGCTCAATGCCCCTATTTCCTATCGGAATTGTTATGCAGCTCACAGATCTGTCTGCAAGACAAATTCGTTATTATGAAGAGAATGAACTTATTTTTCCAGCTCGAACTGAAAGCAATAGAAGATTGTTTTCGTTTAATGATGTTGACAAGTTATTGGAGATTCGTAATTTAATTGAACAAGGTGTCAACTTGGCTGGAATTAAAGAGATTTTCTCGCGTAACAGTACACATAATGAAGAGAAAGAAGAGCAACATAAAACTGTTGAAAAACCTGATTTGAGTGATGCTGAATTACGTAAGCTCTTAAAATCTGAGCTTATGCAGGCAGGACGCTTTAATCGTCCAACATTAAGGCAAGGGGACATGACAAGGTTCTTTCATTGA
- a CDS encoding trimeric intracellular cation channel family protein — protein sequence MTWDVLSIIGTIAFAISGAIVAMEEEYDILGVYILGIVTAFGGGAIRNLLIGVPVSALWEQGVLFQVALFAMTIVFLFPNRLLQHWEKWGNFTDAIGLSAFAIQGALYAVNMNHPISAVIVAAVLTGSGGGIVRDILAGRKPLVLRAEIYAFWAIIAGFLIGFKLVNEPFELYILFGLIVLLRVLSYTYKWRLPNRSFKPSTNNETISG from the coding sequence TTGACTTGGGACGTTTTAAGTATTATTGGAACAATTGCTTTTGCGATTAGCGGCGCAATTGTAGCAATGGAAGAAGAGTATGATATATTAGGAGTATATATTTTAGGTATTGTCACGGCATTTGGCGGTGGTGCAATTCGAAATTTACTTATTGGTGTCCCAGTCAGTGCCTTATGGGAACAAGGAGTGCTTTTTCAGGTAGCCCTTTTTGCTATGACGATTGTTTTTTTATTTCCTAATCGATTATTACAACATTGGGAAAAATGGGGGAATTTTACTGACGCAATCGGTCTTTCCGCATTTGCCATACAAGGTGCTTTATATGCGGTTAACATGAATCACCCTATTAGTGCAGTAATCGTTGCAGCAGTATTAACAGGTAGTGGTGGAGGAATTGTCCGGGACATCCTTGCAGGACGTAAGCCACTAGTACTTCGTGCAGAAATTTATGCCTTTTGGGCAATTATTGCAGGATTTTTAATTGGCTTTAAGCTTGTTAACGAGCCCTTCGAACTTTATATTCTTTTTGGATTAATTGTATTACTTAGAGTTCTGTCTTATACATATAAGTGGCGTTTGCCAAACCGAAGTTTCAAACCATCAACAAACAATGAAACAATCTCAGGATAA
- the lexA gene encoding transcriptional repressor LexA, translated as MTKLSKRQQDILTFIKDEVQKKGYPPSVREIGEAVGLASSSTVHGHLARLESKGLIRRDPTKPRAIEILEEEETLHIPKSNVINVPVIGKVTAGLPITAIENVEEYFPLPDRYISEDEHVFMLEIMGESMIEAGILDGDLVIVRQQQTANNGDIVVAMTEDDEATCKRFFKEKDYIRLQPENSTMEPIILRNVSILGKVIGVYRTVH; from the coding sequence ATGACGAAACTATCAAAAAGGCAACAAGATATATTAACTTTTATTAAAGATGAGGTCCAAAAAAAGGGGTATCCACCTTCAGTACGTGAAATTGGAGAAGCTGTGGGTTTAGCTTCAAGCTCAACAGTACACGGCCATTTAGCTAGATTAGAGTCAAAAGGATTAATTAGAAGAGATCCTACGAAACCAAGAGCTATTGAAATTTTAGAGGAAGAAGAGACTCTTCATATTCCAAAGAGCAATGTTATTAATGTTCCAGTAATCGGAAAAGTAACAGCAGGTCTTCCAATTACAGCTATTGAAAATGTGGAAGAGTACTTTCCGCTCCCAGATCGATATATTTCAGAAGATGAACATGTTTTTATGCTAGAAATTATGGGTGAAAGTATGATAGAAGCTGGAATATTAGACGGTGATTTAGTAATTGTCCGACAACAGCAAACGGCTAACAATGGTGATATTGTTGTGGCTATGACAGAGGATGATGAGGCAACTTGTAAAAGATTTTTCAAAGAAAAAGACTACATTCGCTTACAGCCAGAAAATTCAACAATGGAACCTATAATTCTTCGAAATGTGAGTATACTAGGAAAAGTAATTGGAGTTTACCGCACGGTTCATTAA
- the glnA gene encoding type I glutamate--ammonia ligase, whose translation MAKYSREDIVSLVKENNVKYIRLQFTDILGTIKNVEIPVSQLDKALDNKMMFDGSSIEGFVRIEESDMYLYPDIDTFVIFPWTAEKGKVARFICDIYNPDGTPFAGDPRNNLRRLLSEMEELGFTDFNLGPEPEFFLFKLDEKGEPTLELNDNGGYFDLAPTDLGENCRRDIVLELEEMGFEIEASHHEVAPGQHEIDFKYASAIKACDDIQTFKLVVKTIARKHGLHATFMPKPLFGVNGSGMHCNLSLFSNGENAFLDTNAELQLSDTARQFIAGVIKHAPAFTAVTNPTVNSYKRLVPGYEAPCYVAWSAQNRSPLIRIPASRGLSTRVEVRSVDPAANPYLAMSVLLAAGLDGIKNKLQAPKPIDRNIYVMSKEERVENGIVDLPATLAQALDLLKADSTMKHALGEHLFEHFIEAKEIEWDMFRTQVHPWEREQYMSMY comes from the coding sequence GTGGCTAAATATTCAAGAGAAGATATTGTAAGTTTAGTAAAAGAAAACAATGTAAAATATATCCGTCTACAATTCACAGATATTTTGGGAACTATTAAAAACGTAGAGATTCCTGTAAGCCAATTAGATAAAGCTCTTGATAATAAAATGATGTTCGATGGATCTTCAATTGAAGGTTTCGTTCGAATCGAAGAGTCTGATATGTACTTATATCCTGATATTGATACATTCGTTATCTTCCCTTGGACAGCAGAAAAAGGAAAAGTTGCACGATTCATCTGTGATATTTATAATCCAGATGGCACTCCATTTGCTGGTGATCCACGTAATAACCTACGACGTCTTCTTTCTGAGATGGAAGAACTAGGGTTTACAGATTTCAATTTAGGGCCTGAGCCAGAATTCTTCTTATTTAAATTAGACGAAAAAGGCGAACCAACATTAGAATTAAATGATAATGGTGGATATTTCGACTTAGCACCAACTGACTTAGGTGAAAACTGCCGCCGTGATATCGTTCTAGAACTTGAAGAAATGGGATTTGAAATCGAGGCATCTCACCATGAGGTAGCTCCTGGTCAGCATGAAATTGATTTTAAATATGCTTCTGCAATTAAAGCATGTGACGATATTCAAACATTTAAATTAGTTGTTAAAACAATTGCACGCAAGCATGGATTACATGCTACATTTATGCCAAAACCATTGTTTGGTGTAAACGGATCTGGTATGCACTGTAACTTATCATTATTTAGTAATGGTGAGAATGCATTCTTAGATACAAACGCTGAACTGCAATTAAGTGATACTGCTAGACAATTTATTGCTGGTGTAATCAAACATGCCCCTGCATTTACAGCAGTAACAAACCCAACTGTAAACTCTTATAAACGACTTGTACCAGGTTATGAGGCGCCATGTTATGTGGCTTGGTCTGCACAAAACAGAAGTCCTTTAATTCGTATCCCTGCTTCACGTGGGTTAAGTACACGTGTAGAAGTACGCAGTGTTGACCCTGCAGCAAATCCGTACCTAGCTATGAGTGTTCTTTTAGCTGCTGGTCTTGATGGTATTAAAAATAAGCTTCAAGCTCCAAAACCTATTGATCGTAACATTTATGTTATGTCAAAGGAAGAGCGTGTTGAAAATGGTATCGTAGACCTACCAGCAACACTAGCTCAAGCTCTAGACTTGTTAAAAGCTGATAGCACAATGAAGCATGCTTTAGGTGAACATTTATTTGAGCACTTTATTGAAGCAAAAGAAATAGAGTGGGATATGTTCAGAACTCAAGTACACCCATGGGAAAGAGAACAATACATGTCAATGTATTAA
- the sirA gene encoding sporulation inhibitor of replication protein SirA — MVEESEIVRHYYIYLIEEEFASHYFGRESKIYHLFQDFHWTIARSEHENTLEKQINYITKPIPMLFIHQLLGTHLAKRSDYQVFQNIHKIELKGNLGNATLIVKNRHLELSSDGSYEAETIFFEVLRKFDPCFLAMDLKGERYGWLNPIKERNFG, encoded by the coding sequence ATGGTTGAGGAGAGTGAAATAGTGAGACACTATTATATTTACTTAATAGAAGAAGAATTTGCAAGTCACTACTTTGGTCGTGAGTCTAAAATCTACCATCTGTTTCAAGATTTTCACTGGACAATTGCCCGTTCTGAACATGAAAACACACTAGAGAAGCAAATTAATTATATAACTAAGCCTATTCCAATGTTATTTATTCATCAATTATTAGGAACTCATTTAGCAAAGCGTTCGGATTATCAAGTGTTCCAAAATATCCATAAAATTGAGTTAAAAGGAAATCTTGGTAATGCAACATTAATAGTGAAAAATCGTCATCTTGAGCTTTCTTCTGATGGAAGTTATGAGGCAGAAACTATATTTTTCGAAGTGTTAAGAAAATTTGATCCTTGTTTTTTAGCAATGGACTTAAAAGGTGAAAGATATGGGTGGCTAAACCCAATAAAAGAAAGAAATTTTGGATAA
- a CDS encoding YneB family resolvase-like protein, with translation MKAVVYCRVSTEKDSQDSSIDRQKEELLRLASLHNIEVIKIIEERHSGYDIDRDGIIEALSILKEKKASILLVQDDTRLGRGHAKIALLHEIRKMKAEIFTLNERGEPELSETDEMVLSILATIEEFQRKLVNYKIRRGMNRAIENGYNPLKNLKNIDKGGGREKIDLPIEEILKLRKKNLTFGEIASTLRGLGFQVSKATVHRRYQEYIDENDLQNLER, from the coding sequence ATGAAGGCAGTTGTTTATTGTAGAGTAAGTACAGAGAAGGATAGTCAAGACTCATCAATTGATAGGCAAAAAGAGGAGCTATTAAGGTTGGCTTCGCTACATAATATTGAAGTTATAAAGATAATAGAGGAAAGACATAGTGGATATGACATAGACCGTGATGGAATTATTGAAGCTCTATCAATATTAAAAGAAAAGAAGGCATCTATATTATTAGTTCAAGATGATACAAGATTGGGACGGGGTCACGCAAAAATAGCCCTTTTGCATGAAATAAGAAAAATGAAAGCTGAGATTTTCACTCTTAATGAACGTGGAGAGCCTGAACTGTCCGAAACAGATGAAATGGTACTGAGTATTCTTGCAACTATTGAAGAATTCCAACGGAAGCTTGTTAATTACAAAATTAGAAGAGGCATGAACCGGGCAATAGAGAATGGTTACAATCCTCTTAAAAATTTAAAAAACATCGATAAGGGAGGGGGCCGTGAGAAGATTGATTTACCAATCGAAGAGATTCTTAAGTTAAGGAAGAAAAACCTAACATTTGGAGAAATTGCTTCAACTCTTAGGGGATTAGGGTTTCAAGTTAGTAAGGCTACAGTACACAGAAGATACCAAGAATATATTGATGAAAATGATCTACAGAATCTTGAAAGGTAA
- the yneA gene encoding cell division suppressor protein YneA produces MKKESFTYVVSFFLVLFAITLAITYTGEPESLDKYHQVEIQEGDSLWSIADEFNVKSQISKQEFVKWVQDKNGIHSNVIKPGEFVFVPVEKDEIYQIEQIASK; encoded by the coding sequence ATGAAAAAAGAATCTTTTACATATGTAGTATCATTTTTTCTAGTCCTTTTTGCAATTACACTAGCAATAACGTATACTGGTGAACCAGAAAGTTTGGATAAGTATCATCAAGTAGAGATTCAAGAGGGTGACAGCCTTTGGTCAATTGCTGATGAGTTTAATGTAAAAAGCCAGATTTCAAAACAAGAGTTTGTAAAGTGGGTACAGGATAAAAACGGCATTCACTCCAATGTTATTAAGCCAGGTGAATTTGTTTTTGTACCTGTTGAAAAGGATGAAATCTATCAAATTGAACAAATTGCTAGTAAGTAG
- a CDS encoding methionine gamma-lyase family protein, with translation MFKLLKNGAAIAPIVENAEQKISKIHDQIDFISEVNQFKVLKSFQKHRISDSHFIPSTGYGYDDIGRDTLEEVYADVFGGEAGLVRSQIISGTHAISIALFGVLRPGDELLYITGKPYDTLEEIVGIRGSGIGSLKEFNIDYNTVDLNGDGTVSFEAVKNAISPKTKMIGIQRSKGYATRPSFTISDIKEMINFVKSIKEDIVIFVDNCYGEFVEELEPCHIGADLIAGSLIKNPGGGLAKTGGYLVGKKELIEACSYRMTSPGIGAEAGASLYSLQEMYQGFFLAPHVVGQALKGAVFTSAFLEEIGLKTSPKWNSIRTDLIQSVQFDDPNLMVAFCQAIQYASPINSHVTPYPNYMPGYEDDVIMAAGTFVQGASIELTADGPLREPYVAYVQGGLTYTHVKIAVCSAVDSLIEQKLISIDR, from the coding sequence ATGTTTAAGTTATTAAAAAATGGGGCAGCTATTGCCCCAATTGTTGAAAATGCTGAACAAAAAATATCTAAGATTCATGACCAAATTGATTTTATCAGTGAGGTAAACCAATTTAAGGTGCTAAAAAGCTTTCAGAAGCATCGAATTAGTGACTCACACTTTATTCCATCAACAGGTTATGGATATGATGATATTGGCAGAGACACCTTAGAAGAAGTGTATGCAGATGTGTTTGGGGGGGAGGCTGGCTTAGTAAGATCACAAATTATCTCTGGAACGCATGCTATTTCAATCGCTCTTTTCGGAGTTTTAAGACCAGGTGATGAACTTCTATATATAACAGGAAAACCATATGATACACTCGAAGAGATAGTAGGTATCAGAGGTAGCGGTATTGGTTCACTTAAAGAATTTAATATAGATTACAATACTGTGGACCTTAACGGAGATGGTACTGTAAGTTTTGAAGCTGTAAAAAACGCCATTTCACCTAAAACAAAAATGATTGGTATTCAACGATCTAAAGGGTATGCAACAAGGCCTTCATTTACAATATCAGATATTAAAGAAATGATAAATTTTGTTAAATCTATTAAAGAAGATATTGTCATTTTCGTTGATAACTGCTATGGTGAATTTGTGGAAGAATTGGAGCCATGTCATATTGGAGCTGACCTAATTGCAGGGTCATTAATTAAAAATCCAGGCGGTGGACTTGCAAAAACAGGAGGCTATTTAGTCGGCAAAAAAGAACTTATAGAGGCGTGTTCGTACAGAATGACTTCACCTGGTATTGGAGCAGAGGCTGGTGCTTCACTATACAGCCTTCAGGAAATGTATCAAGGGTTCTTTTTGGCACCGCATGTTGTGGGCCAAGCGTTAAAAGGTGCAGTATTTACTTCAGCTTTTTTGGAAGAAATTGGTTTGAAAACAAGTCCTAAGTGGAACAGTATAAGAACTGATTTGATTCAATCTGTACAATTTGACGACCCAAACCTGATGGTTGCTTTTTGCCAAGCAATTCAGTACGCCTCACCAATAAATTCCCATGTTACACCATATCCTAACTATATGCCTGGATATGAAGATGATGTCATTATGGCAGCAGGTACTTTTGTTCAAGGAGCTAGCATTGAACTTACCGCAGATGGGCCACTAAGAGAGCCGTACGTTGCATACGTTCAAGGTGGCCTAACATACACGCATGTAAAAATAGCTGTTTGTAGTGCTGTTGATTCTCTAATTGAGCAAAAGTTAATTTCAATAGATAGATAA
- the hflX gene encoding GTPase HflX, which translates to MNNTLDVLKEKVILVGCQLQTILDEHFHYSMEELASLTKTANGEVLSQMTQKRERPHPATYIGKGKVDELLSLVEEFSPDIVVFNDELSPSQLRNLSSIVDVRIIDRTQLILDIFAQRAKSKEGKLQVELAQLQYLLPRLTGQGIALSRQGGGIGTRGPGETQLETDRRHIRNRINEIKQQLSTVVRHRSRYRERRKKNQAFQIALVGYTNAGKSTIFNRLTTAGTFEEDLLFATLDPMTRKVLLPSTYQALITDTVGFIQDLPTTLVAAFRSTLEEVKEADLILHVVDSSNEDYANHEKTVYKLLEQLDVTDIPILTVYNKKDQTPESFVPSPTEDYLTISAFSEEDLKMLMNKVEKIAKKEMKHYSIHLPANEGRLISQLKTESLIEHLEFIEEKEMYEIEGFVLPTHAINGQLDRYNGEGNKHV; encoded by the coding sequence TTGAATAATACATTGGATGTACTAAAAGAAAAGGTAATATTAGTTGGTTGTCAGCTTCAAACAATACTTGACGAACATTTCCATTACTCAATGGAGGAGTTAGCTTCATTAACGAAAACAGCTAATGGTGAAGTACTTAGCCAAATGACACAGAAAAGGGAGAGGCCACATCCCGCTACATACATAGGTAAAGGAAAAGTAGATGAATTATTGAGTTTAGTTGAGGAATTTAGTCCAGATATTGTTGTTTTTAATGATGAATTATCACCAAGTCAATTAAGAAATTTATCATCAATAGTAGATGTGCGAATTATAGATCGTACTCAACTGATTTTAGATATATTTGCTCAACGTGCTAAATCAAAAGAAGGTAAGCTTCAGGTAGAGCTTGCACAACTACAATACCTGCTCCCGAGATTAACTGGACAAGGTATTGCTTTATCACGTCAAGGGGGAGGTATTGGTACAAGAGGGCCAGGGGAGACTCAATTAGAGACAGATCGTCGTCACATTCGAAATCGTATTAATGAAATAAAACAGCAGTTATCAACTGTAGTTAGACACAGAAGCAGATATCGTGAACGTCGTAAGAAAAACCAAGCATTTCAAATTGCTTTGGTAGGATATACAAATGCAGGGAAATCAACGATATTTAATCGATTAACAACAGCAGGTACTTTTGAAGAAGATTTATTATTTGCAACATTAGATCCTATGACAAGAAAAGTATTGTTACCATCAACATATCAAGCTCTTATCACAGATACTGTAGGTTTTATTCAAGATTTACCGACAACTCTTGTAGCAGCGTTTCGATCCACACTTGAAGAAGTAAAAGAAGCGGATCTTATTCTTCACGTTGTTGACAGCTCAAATGAAGACTACGCAAATCATGAAAAGACTGTATATAAGCTTCTTGAACAATTGGATGTAACTGATATACCAATTTTGACCGTTTATAATAAAAAAGATCAGACTCCGGAATCATTCGTACCATCCCCGACGGAGGATTATTTAACAATTTCTGCTTTTTCTGAAGAAGATTTAAAAATGTTGATGAATAAGGTGGAGAAAATTGCAAAAAAAGAAATGAAACATTATTCCATCCACCTACCAGCAAATGAAGGTAGATTAATTTCGCAATTGAAAACTGAATCTCTTATTGAACACTTAGAATTTATCGAAGAGAAAGAAATGTATGAAATCGAAGGGTTTGTTCTCCCGACACATGCTATAAATGGACAGCTAGATAGGTATAACGGAGAGGGTAATAAACATGTTTAA
- a CDS encoding DUF896 domain-containing protein produces MLPKLKIDRINELSKKAKSVGLTDKEKQEQQSLRNEYLQVFRSSMKNTLKGVTVVDPNGNDVTPQKLKNERSKDLH; encoded by the coding sequence ATGTTACCGAAACTTAAGATCGATCGAATAAATGAATTATCCAAAAAAGCAAAGTCAGTAGGACTAACTGATAAAGAAAAGCAAGAACAACAATCTCTTCGAAATGAGTATTTACAAGTGTTTCGATCATCTATGAAAAACACTTTAAAGGGAGTAACAGTTGTTGATCCGAATGGTAACGATGTAACCCCGCAAAAGCTGAAAAATGAGAGAAGTAAAGATCTACATTAA